From the Bos javanicus breed banteng chromosome 7, ARS-OSU_banteng_1.0, whole genome shotgun sequence genome, the window tattcttacctggagaattccatggaaagaggagcttggcaggctacagtccatggagtctcatagtcgacatgactgaacaattaacaTTTTCACGCTTTCACACTATTATATTTActatgctgttgtttttcagtggctaaatcgtgtctgaccgtttgtggccccatggaccttagctttccaagctcttctgtccatggggttttccaggagagaatactggtgtgggatgccatttccttctttaggaaatcttcctgacccagggattgaacctgggcttcctgtgtctcctgcgttagcaggtggattccttaccactgagccaccaaggaagccatagTTTTGTATTATAGTTTGAGATCAGGAATTATGAGATtccagttttgttatttttcctcgattgctttggttatttggaaTCTTTTAAAGTTTCATCCAAATATtgtgattacatttttttttaatgccattttatTTTGATTGAGATTGCTACGAAACTACAGATGGCTTTGGGTAATATGGGCATTTTACCAAGATTagttcttctgatccatgaacgtgggctctttccatttatttgtgttattCCAAATTCTTCAAATTCTTCCAAATTCTATTCTTCAAATTCTTATAattttgaatatacatatattttatctccttggttaagtttattcctgagtatattattattttgatactATTGtgaattgatggacatttgtgttatTGTGTGAATGGGAAACAACCAAGCAATGTATGCAGTGAAATATGTGGTCAACATAGTCTACTGCCTTACAATCCAATATGGGTCATTTttaccaataaatattttatcttatttttgagtGAAAATTACTCTTAATTTAACTCTGCAAAGAGCTAATATGAACCTCATTTTAAAGGTGAGGCAACTGAGGCTTTGAATGGGcaaatgacttgctcaaggtcatgtggCTACTAAATGGTGGAGAGATTTGcactcataaatatttatttcctatcTCACATATTCCCTTAGTGACCTAATGTAGACTAATGGATTCGAATATTAACTAAATCCTAAAGACTCTTTGAATTGTATCCCTGGCCAGCACTCAGTTCCACACTTCAGACTCAAACAACTTATTGTCTATGTTGCATGTTGATTTAAAGGGTGTTATGAAATGACTCTTTCCCCACACCAGCATTCATATGTTGAGGCTGTTACTCCTATTGTGACTGTGTTTGGATATGAGGGATTTAAGGAATAATTAAGTTTATATGAGGGAGCTCATGTGTCACATCCTAATCCCATAGGAtatgtgtccttataagaaggtgGAAAATACCAGATCTGCATCTCTTTCTCCCTGTTTCTATTCCCCAGTGTGCagagaggaaaggccatgtgaccACACAGTAAGAGCAAGGGAGTCTCCAAACCAGGAAGAGAGACCTTACCAGCAATTAACCTGATGACACCTTGGTGTAAGACTGATCTGTCTCACAGGTCCAATGTCTGACCTGTGAGAAaatatgttattgttgtttaagccattctACATGTAATATTAGTTCAAATTtaaatacagatggctaatacaCATTCTGAACTTAATGCTTCTGAAAATGAACCCTGTTTCCTACCAGACCTTCTTTAGCTTCAGGATACCCATCTCACTTGATGACAACTCTATTCTACTTGTTTCTCAGGTTAGAAACCTCAAAGTCAACTTTGaccattctcttttctctttctgatggttGTCAACCACCTACAGAAGAGATGCACCTATATAAACTTTGTATCCTTTGAGTAACTATATTGGTATCAGTTACAGCAGTACATCCAGTGTAAATAGtagtaaaagaaaattagaaaattttatgaagaaataaaagaattatgtgcataaaaagaaacataaacacTACTAagtttttatatgtttatcacTATGTTATTTTCCAGCCTCTCACTACTTATTGCTCCATAACAACCATATGTAGTTGGTGTTATTAcacagttttacagatgaagagaatgAGGCTCAGAGGGGAGAGTTAATTGAATAAAGTCACATAGTCACTAAGTAAGGAACCAGGTCCTATGGCAAGTATGACCTGACCTCATACCAGATACCAAAACCCTGTGCTTCATGTCCTTTCCTTATTATCTACATAGAGGTCTTGGTCCTACAAAAATGTGAGTTCTTCTGACATTAATTTAAACTCTAGCTCACTACCAGAGTCCCAATAAGATACTGTAGCTCACTCCAGAGTCCCAATAAGATACTGTTTTTGAGTAGCAGGAATGGAACTTATTGTGACATTTAAGATAGTAAAGTAAGTATAGGAACAGCTATGAAAtttctaaatttgaaaaatagaaagaataatGAAATATTCCTTGCTCTACTAGCTAAGAAAATATTCCATAAATCCACGGTTACTgaaaggatgctgtgaaagtgaaagtgttagttgtgtccagctctttgtgaccccaggaactgtagccagccaggctcctctctccatgggatttcccaggcaaaaatactggagtgggtagccatttccttctccaagtgatctttctgacccagggtttgaacatatttcctgcattgcagacagattctttactgtttgagccaccatggACACATcatgcataaataaatattaaaagaacagAATTGATATTCCCCAAATAAACTTATATACATAGGAGATTTAGTTTTTGGAAAATGTATAATTTCAGGATAATAGTAGAAATATAGCTAATTGAAATAAATTGTGGAGGGACCATTGAATAAACATttggaatatatttaatataattctttctttgtcttattatgcacacacacacacacacacacagacattgtAGAAGGGATTGAAAAgataagaataaaatagaaatctattaaacacaaaataaacacaattttgtGGTTGGAGGACCATTTCTAAGCATATTTCAGACATCAGGGCATAAAATAATTTGCTCTGACTTATTAAGATAGTCTGAAAACATAAATGTCAACATTTGCCTGGGGTCTGAAAGACCCCTCAGCACCTGGATCTTAAGGATCTCTCAGagatcaacctagatgtccatcagcagatgaatggataagaaagctgtggtacatatacacaatggagtattactcagccattaaaaagaatacatttgaatcagttctaatgaggtggatgaaactggagcctattatacagagtgaagtaagccagaaagaaaaacaccaatacagtatactaatgcatatatatggaatttagaaagatggtaatgataaccctgtatgcgagacagcaaaagagacacagatgtatagaacagtctttttgactctgtgggagagggaggtgggggatgatttgggagattggcattgaaacatgtataatatcatataaaaaatgaatcaccagtccaggttcgatgcaaaatacaggatgcttggggctggtgcactgggatgacccagagggatggtatggggaaggaggtgggaggggggttcaggatggggaacacgtgtacacccgtggtggattcatgttgatgtatggcaaaaccaatacaatattgtaaagtaattagcctctaattaaaataaataaattaaaaaaaattcctatcaCACTTTCCCTCACTCCCTTTCACCCACACCTGACAATTCTCCATCTGAAATTCTTTCTTCTCTAAAGCCTTTGCACTAGTTACTCTTTCTCCATGAAATTCCCTTCACACTCATGTTTTGTATCTCCCTCCCCCATTTAATTATGAAGAGCTAAAATGGCAACTCAAGATCTCCTGTCACCTTCTCCACTCTCACCCTATTGAGTATTGGTCCTGTCTTGTCTTAACCTACATTCTCTATAGGCTTGCTTATTTGATAAACTTGTATATCTGTGAAAGGGTGACATCACTTCTTTGTTCTTGCATCTCCAGCACACAAAACAGGTTGCATatacaaaataagttaaaataatatttcattttgttgaatGAAATAAGGACTATAAGAAGTTATAGTTACATGGTTGATGAAATTTAATACACAAAATTTAAAGCTTTTGTaccacaaaggaaacaaaaaaaatcatatcaAAAGAATAAACATCCCACTGGAAAAATTATCACTTCTAATAATGAAGGGAAATAGATTCATGTATAAACTACTCCTTTAAAGCaataagaaaatgtaaaacaataagaacaacaatgaaaaaagggggaaaacaaTTTAGTGCAGAAAGCATATAGTATTCAAAACATTTCAAAAGGTGTTAAAACTCACTAGTGATCAGATAATTGACAAGCAAAGACTAAAATGATCCACAGAATCCAAAGTTAGTGAAATTGTGAGACTGTATGCCTTTCCACATGCTATTGGTAAAAGTATAAATTTATAGTTTCTTAacaatttcaaaatttatatttccataaaatataaacatgtgaACATTATTTGCTTCAGAACTCTAAGATCCATCTTCTATAACTAGTAATCAATTTTGCAAGAATTTCAATACATatggatttattttaattttgtatgttaTAATGAAACTGAGGAAAATGCTCATAGtaattaaaatttcagaatacatattcagttcagttgctgagtcatgtctgactctttgtgaccccatgaactgcagcatgccaggcctccccatccatcaccaactcctggagtccatccaaacccatgtccattgagttggtgatgccatccaaccatctcatcttctgtcatccccttctcctcctgtcttcaatctttcccagcatcagggtcttttccagtgagtcaattcttcccatcaggtggccaaagtattggagtttcagcttcaacatcagtccttccaatgaacacccaggactgatctcctttaggatagactggttgaatctccttgcattccaagggactctcaagagtcttctgcaataccacagttcaaaagcattgattcttcggtgctcagctgtctttatagttccactctcacatccatacatgaccactggaaaaaccatagccttgactggacggacctttgttgacaaagtgaggtctctgctttttaatatgctgtctaggttggtcataactttccttccaaggagtaagtgccttttaatttcatggctgcagtcaccatctgcagtgattttggagcccagaaaacttccctgttcttcactgtctcccagtttttgctcagattcatttccactgagtcagtgatgctatctaaccatctcatcctctaccaccctcttctctttttaccttcaatctttcccagcatcagggtcttttccaatgagtcagctctttgcatcaggtgatcaaagtattggagcttcagtggcagcatcagtccttccaatgaatattcagggttgattttctttagaatgaagGGTTTTGATCTCTGTGTTgtccaaggaaatctcaagaatcttctccaacaccagttcaaaagcttcaattctttggtgcttagccttttttatggtcctactctaacatccatacacgactactggaaaaaccatagcttagacctTTGTCCAAGCTcagacctttgtccacaaagtgacgtctttgttttttaatatgctctctaggtttgttgtagctttacttcaagaaacaaacacatcattgtaagccaactatatcccaataaacagaaataaactaaGGAATTAATAGTTGATAGTGTTGATAAGTTATCAACCTCAATACTctatttacttttactttatcCAAGATCCAAATCTCCCAATATCTGTTGGTATTATTCAAATGAGTAGTCTGAGAGTCAACTTGTGACATTTAGGGAGGTGTTGAATTTGAAAAGTGGGAGCAAATTTCTAGAGACAGGGTTTTGGCCAAAAAAAGTCCAGAAAAACCTTTCAAAATATTGCTGAAAGTAAATGAGTTTGTGGTACTCCTACTTAATatgtttgaaagaaaaacatgaatgctattttcttctttatgatcatttttttccctctgatcaCAATTTTCCCAtctcaaaaatgtaaatattattaactttacaatatgattttgagttttaaatcatCAAGTCCAGTGATTGCTCTTGAACTTAACTTACTTTTTTAGTGCAGCTTTGTGTGCTAGTTTTCATAACCTCCAGAAATCATCTTGGACATATGAATAGTACTGagtgaataaaaatatctttacatATCCTGTACACAGAATATGTAGACTTGTATTGGGAAACTGATCTTTCTATAGTTACAGATGCATTTGTGCAGCATGTTATTGATGAAATCTCTAAATTGCTGAAAATTCAACTCAAAATTCTACTTTTGAGGCATTTGCCTCTTTAGTTTCCTTCTCCTGAAAGTGCATGAATTATATTTTGATCACATCTTTTCTGACACCAAATGTGTGAGATTTTTTTCACAACAATAACCAATATTCCAACTCTCTAAACACCAACTGGGCATCCTGTAATTCAGTTTAACTCTGACAGTAACTACCTAAATCTAGTACCAGATCCTGCCAATTTAAGAACAAAGTCCTCTACAAGACCACCCCCAGTTTAGAAGGCAGTTGCAAGCTCCAGGTTGGCATCCATGTCTATGACCAACTATAAATCAAGAGTTGCCATAACCCCTTCTTTAGATTTAGTGATTTGCAAGAATGACTCACATAACTCAGGGAAACACTTTAGTGTACTGGtttattacaaataatataaaagaagagATACACAGGATGAAGTTTGGAAAGGTCTTGAGCACAGGAACTTCTGTCTCGGCAGAGTTTAGGGCACTCTACCTTCTTGTCACATAGATGCAGCCACCAACCTGGAAGTCTCCAAACACTATTGTTTAAAGCTTTTGTGAGGTTTATTGCATAGGCGTGATTCATTAAGTTATTGGCCATTATGACTTAATTTCCAGTAACTCCTTCCCAGACACGGGGCTGGAACTGGAAATTACAAACTTCTCACCACATGCTCAGTTCTTCTGGTATCCAGGCATCCTCTGGAAGCTATGTAGGGACTCTTCTTTGAGTTAATTCATTGGCATAAACTTAGGTATGTTGAAATGTGCTTGTTATGAAAGATAACCTTtcgaaaaaataaaagataccttCTCATCCATATCACTCAGAAAATTTCAAGGGTCCTAGAAGCTCAGTGTCAGAAGTCAGGACaaacaaaaaagtatatatttcttattacatCACAAGAGACTGTAGCCAAAATGGCAAATATATCCATGGATACAAAGAATAGACTTACATCTCAGCATAAAATCTTGATAACTTTATAATTATCTAACATTTGTGAGGTCAATAATATCTACCTCACTGAGTCATTACAAATATTAGGGGAGAAAAAGTAAAGGATTTCACACATATTAGACACCCTTAGTGACAgacattgctttaaaatattaacaaaatcatATAACAATTAGCATATGTAGCTACATAAACAACTTACAATATCATAGGTAGCATGAATATAACATACACAAAGCTATATAAATAATTAGCAAAATatacttattaataaaaaataaaaacataaaataagttcTCTTTGCACTGgcctgaaaaaaatatgtaagtaCATCCATTTCAGTTTGTTATTTACTTTGAACTTAAGAAATAGTGTATAGAAATGATATCCCAAATATCCTGACACTCCAAATCAGTTTTGATGCCTTTAAATCTGCTTCCTCCTCACAAgtgataagttttaaaatatatgtgtccctccaaaaccacagttctttAATACAATGTGCCTAagtgccttcttcacagtcttgtTCCTTAGCGTGTAAATCAGGGGGTTCAGCATTGGGGTGACCACAGTGTAGGAGAGGGCCACAAGCTTACCTTCCTCATGAGAGTTTCTCTTGGCAGGCTGGAGATACATGAAAATGATGCTCCCGTAAAACAGAGCCACTACTGCCACATGGGACGAGCAGGTATTGAACGCCTTTCTCCACCCTTCTGCTGACCTGATCATCAACACAGCCCAGGCAATACGGCTGTATGAGACCAGAATGAGACCCAGAGGCAAGACAACAAAGATAAAGCTGGCCACGTACATCTCTACTTCATTGAAGCTGGTATCCACACAAGCCAGTTGCATAATGAGGGGCATCTCACAGAAAAAGTGGTCAATGCGATTGTTCCCACAGAGAGGCAGGAGCATGGTGAGCGTGGAACCTACCATGCTGGTGGTCAGACCCCCAAGCCACGAGGCAAAAGCCAGGCTGCAGCAAAGCTTTGGATGCATGATGACAGTGTAGTGGAGTGGCCTGCAGATGGCAGCATAGCGATCGTAGGCCATGACTGCCAGGAGGACACATTCAGTTGCCCCCAACCAGTGGGAGATATAGAACTGGATCACACACCCTCCATAGCTTATGGTTTTCTGTGGTCCCCAGAGGTTGACCAGGAGTTGTGGGACGATGCTTGTGGTGAAGCTAATGTCCAGGAAGGAAAGGTTGACAAGAAAAAAGTACATAGGAGTGTGGAGATGCACATCCATGCAGGAGACCACAATGATGATGCCATTACCCAAGACAGACATCACATAAATCCCCAAGACAAAGATAAAAAGGATGGGTTCTAAGAGGGTCGTTCAGAGAAGCCCAGCAGAATAAAAACTTCTGGAAAACTTACATTGGCTATTTCCATCATCACATACAGCTAAATGTAGGGCAAACAAATCACCTGCAAATGAGTGAGGGGCACAGGGTGTGAGGTATAAAGGGACTATATCAGTGAGCAAACTTTAAATCTAGATGAATATTCATTGCTCCTAAATCATCCATTCAACTTCACTGTGGATGACGTTGCATCATCTTCTTGAAGGCCAGTTTGGAATGTGTGCTAAATGACATGGAAATATGCATAGCCTGTGGAAACATATTTTTGGCAATAGGTTATTATTGAAATATTACTTACAGAAGCAACATCTGGAATTAACCTAGGTTTTTAGTGATGAGTTATCACTGGGTATGGCATTTCAAGTAATGAAGTACTGCACAGGCATTAAAATGAGCCTGTGCTAAAATTTGCTTAAtcttatatggcagcctggatgggaggggagcttgggggagtaatagatacatttatatatgtggctccgtccctttgctgtctacctgaacaTTGTTAATCATTCATAGTCcagtataaagtaaaattttaagaagttGAGCCTGTGCCACTGTGAGCCTTTGCCACTCAGTTAGTAGCCACGTAGAATCCATCTtgacatttctcttttctcaaatCCCACAATAATTggcaattttttgttttattattaaatgtatCCAGATTCTCATGACTTCTCACCACCTCTGTTGTTTCTACCCTGACCCTTGCTGTTATCATTTATCACCTGAACTGTTGATGTAACATCCTAACTTGTCTTCCTGCTTCCTTATTACTTCCCTTCAAGTTATTCTCAACACAGTAGTTGGAAGACTACATTAAAATGTAATATGGTCATATTTCTCCCCTGCTGAACACCCCCAGTTTCATGGAGCAAAGCCTGCAGTGGTTTTCCTCCAAGACAGCCACATGCTCACATTCCTCACCTCCTTCAGTTTGTTTCTCAGAAGTCATATTTTACTGAGGGCCTTCCTCACTGTGttatttaatattgaaaattataGCTTTCTCTCAGCTCCATTCTCCccctttcctgctttatttttattcataatatttattaCCATAGAACAAATATTCTATTCCAATTTATTGTTTATTACCTACCTCAATCCATTAGAGTAAAAATTTCATGGAGTTATGGCTTtctgttactttatttttgggtccCCAGTGCTAACCTAGTGTTTGGCACACAGAAGTCCCTTAATCAATTATCATTGAATGAGAAAACTGTGAAGCGGTTTTTAGAATGGCGTGTAATCATGGTGGAGGCAGAACTGAAGCAAAATGAAGGTTATAGTTGATAACCTCACAAAAGTATTTCTAAGAATGAATACTTAAGGCTGTCAAAGTCATGCCCCAGTGACCCAGACCATCTCTTCCTCTTATAAACGTTAAATAAATAACACAGGACCTAGCAGGAACAGTGTGTGAAGTCAgaagctcttagaagaaaacaatcaGTCTGCCTCAGGTGTATCTGAAGGGTTCTGGGACTGTTCTTAACAAAAACATGAACTTtgtcttttcagtcttttaaaaggaaaagaatttattataattggagTCCATGCATTGTGGAGAATAGAGCATTTATAAACTCAACTATCAACTCTTTTAAAATCCCACAGCAGGGAACTTACCTATTTGTATAACTGGAAGTTgaccaaatgaataaattataaaaaatatatgtagagTTTCCCCATGAATTTGTAGAAA encodes:
- the LOC133252008 gene encoding LOW QUALITY PROTEIN: olfactory receptor 2C3-like (The sequence of the model RefSeq protein was modified relative to this genomic sequence to represent the inferred CDS: inserted 1 base in 1 codon), which produces MMEIANVSFPEVFILLGFSERPXLEPILFIFVLGIYVMSVLGNGIIIVVSCMDVHLHTPMYFFLVNLSFLDISFTTSIVPQLLVNLWGPQKTISYGGCVIQFYISHWLGATECVLLAVMAYDRYAAICRPLHYTVIMHPKLCCSLAFASWLGGLTTSMVGSTLTMLLPLCGNNRIDHFFCEMPLIMQLACVDTSFNEVEMYVASFIFVVLPLGLILVSYSRIAWAVLMIRSAEGWRKAFNTCSSHVAVVALFYGSIIFMYLQPAKRNSHEEGKLVALSYTVVTPMLNPLIYTLRNKTVKKALRHIVLKNCGFGGTHIF